The Triticum aestivum cultivar Chinese Spring chromosome 7B, IWGSC CS RefSeq v2.1, whole genome shotgun sequence genome window below encodes:
- the LOC123155488 gene encoding damage-control phosphatase At2g17340 — translation MESSSPSVPFPLLQAPVESTYRACTIPYRFPSDNPHKATPVEIQWIDLFLKSVPSFRQRAENDPTVPDAPAKAEKFAQRYTDMLEELKKNPESHGGPPDCILLCRLRELILRELGFHDIFKKVKDEENAKAMSLFEGVVQRNDEIEDGEKRAENLIRGILAGNIFDLGSAQLAEVFAKDGMSFLASCQNLLSRPWVIDDLDAFKSKWTKKSWEKAVIFVDNSGADIILGILPFARELLRRGTKVILAANDMPSINDITYLELVEIVNKLKDENGKLAGVDVSDLIVANSGNDLPVIDLSSVAPELAYMASDADLVILEGMGRGIETNLYAQMRCDSIKIGMVKHPEVAQFLGGRLYDCVFKFNEA, via the exons aTGGAGAGCTCGTCGCCTTCGGTGCCGTTCCCGCTGCTGCAGGCGCCAGTGGAGAGCACGTACCGTGCCTGCACCATACCCTACCGCTTCCCCTCCGACAACCCCCACAAGGCCACCCCCGTCGAGATCCAGTGGATCGACCTCTTCCTGAAATCCGTGCCATCCTTCAG GCAGCGGGCGGAGAATGACCCCACGGTGCCGGATGCCCCCGCCAAGGCCGAGAAGTTTGCTCAGAG GTACACTGATATGCTTGAGGAGTTGAAGAAGAACCCAGAGAGCCATGGAGGACCTCCTGATTGCATA CTTCTTTGTAGGCTTCGTGAGCTAATCCTTAGAGAATTGGGGTTTCATGACATCTTCAAGAAGGTCAAG GATGAGGAGAACGCTAAGGCTATGTCACTGTTTGAGGGAGTTGTTCAGCGGAATGATGAAATAGAAGATGGTGAGAAACGAGCAGAGAACTTGATCCGTGGAATCTTAGCAGGAAACATATTTGACTTAGGGTCTGCACAG CTTGCAGAAGTTTTTGCTAAAGATGGCATGTCCTTCTTGGCGAGTTGCCAGAATCTTTTATCTCGACCTTGGGTTATTGATGACCTAGATGCATTTAAAAGCAAATGGACCAAGAAATCTTGGGAAAAG GCAGTTATTTTTGTTGATAATTCTGGTGCTGATATCATATTGGGCATATTACCATTTGCGAGGGAGTTGCTCCGACGTGGCACTAAG GTGATACTTGCCGCCAATGACATGCCTTCCATCAACGATATCACTTACCTAGAGTTAGTTGAGATTGTAAACAAG CTCAAGGACGAAAATGGAAAGCTTGCTGGTGTGGATGTATCTGACCTCATTGTTGCCAACTCCGGGAACGATCTGCCA GTAATAGATTTGTCTAGCGTCGCACCGGAACTAGCCTATATGGCAAGTGATGCTGACTTGGTCATCCTAGAAGGCATG GGAAGAGGAATCGAAACCAACCTATACGCACAAATGAGATGTGACTCGATCAAGATTGGAATG GTCAAGCATCCTGAAGTGGCGCAGTTTTTGGGTGGAAGGCTTTATGATTGTGTCTTCAAGTTCAACGAGGCCTGA